One Candidatus Micrarchaeota archaeon genomic window, CGGGGGCATTTCCTCCGCAACGCCCTTGTCCTGCATTATCCTGACCAGCCTCTTGCCCATGTAGTGCTTCACGTAGGGGATCCCATGCTCATTCTTCAGCATCTCGCCTATCCTTGCCGGCTCCATTCCCTGCTTGGCGTAGTTGACGATCGTTTCCTCTATCTTGGCCCTGTCGAATTCCTTGGGCTCGCCTATCGATTCTGCCAGGGGCTTCCTTGACTTCGACTTGCCGCGCCTCTTGGAATGCATTCTAGCCATTGAAACACACATTTTAAGGGTTATATATTCACAGTAACTGAGTACTCTCCTTTTGCTATCTCTACCTTCTTAGCCTTGCATATCTGCACAAGCTCCTCTTTAGAGGATAAGGTTGCTTTATAATATTCTTCAGGAACATTTATATTAATTGATGTTATCTCGAAGTTGAGCGCCTTCTTCTCCCTTGCCTTCGCCTTCCTCACGTCGCTTATTATGGCGTTGAGGAACGCGCCGACGCTCTCGTAGTCTATGCCCACTACCGCGCTCTTGAATATTATACCGTTTATCACGTAGTCCGAGCCTGATCTTATATCCAGGTTCTCCGGGAAGCCCTCCAGGAATATGCTGCTGCCCTTCATCTTAGAGAACAGCTCCTCCGATGCGTGCGGCATTATCGGTGCGAGCAGCTTCAGTATCGTGTCAAGCACATGCTTCAACACGTGCGCCGCGGCGTGCCTGCTCTCCTCCATGCCTTTCTCCTTGGAATATATCCTGTATTTCACGCTCTCTATGTAATAGTCGCAGAACTCGTGCCAGTAAAAGTTTATCGCGGTGTTCGCGGCATCGTAGAAATTGAATTTTTCGTATGAATCGTTCACGTCCTTCACTACGCTGTTGAGCCTGTTGAGTATCCACATGTCGAATGTGCCGATGCCGCTGCTCGCAACTTCAAAGGGCACGGGCTCGCCTGCCTCCTTCAGCGCGGTTTCCACGAAGGCGAAGGAGTTGAACAGCTTGGTTATGAAGCTCTTTGCGAATTCCACGTCGTTGTATATGAACGGCTTGTCCTTGCCTATGGCGCTGCTAAGGGCGCACCACAGCCTGACTGTATCGACAGGGTACTTAGCAAGCACCTCGTCGGGGGATGCGCCTATGCCCTTGCTCTTGCTCATCCTCTTGCCGTCCGGGGCGAGTATCATCCCGTGCACGAGCATGTTCTCAAAGGGCTTGTTTTCGGTGAGCGCCCATGACCTGAATATGGTGTAAAAGGCCCAGGTCCTTATTATCTCTGTGCCCTGTAATCTGAGCGCGGTCGGATATGCCATGCCAAAAAGCTCCCTGTTGTCCGGCCATCCGGAGATTATGAGCGGCGTTATCGAGGAATCGACCCAGACGTCGCAGGTTGCGGTCTCCCCCTTCAGCGGGCCGCCGCATTTCGGGCATTTTTCATGCGGTGCGCCGTCCCTTGCAGGATCCACCGGTAGGCTCTCGCGCCCTGGCGTTGCTATGAAGCCGCACTTCTCGCAGTACCAGAACGGCAGCGGCGTCCCGAATACCCTGTTCCTGGATATTATCCAGTCGTAATCTATGAAGTTCGCCCAATCCTCCAGATATCTTTTCGTGAACTCGGGCACCCACTTTATCTCGTTTGCGAGCAGCTTTATCTTCTCAGTATACTCCTTGACTTTTATGAACCACTGGACGGACATGATAAGTTCTATCGGGGTGCCGCACCTGTCGTGCACCTTTATGGCGTGCTTCACCGTTTCCTTCTTGACCAGCGCCCCTGCCTCCTCAAGCGCCTTTATGATCTCAGCCCTTGCATCGGTTACCCTCATTCCGGTAAACTTCTGGGCGTTTTTCAGCAGGCCCTTCTCGTCCATGGATTCTATCATCCTGAGCTTGTGCCTGTAGTACATTTCCCTGTCGACCTTGTCGCCGAACGTGCAGACCATCTCTGCCCCTGTCCCGAACTCCATGTCGACGCTGTCGTCTTCTATGACATCCACTGACGCCCCGAATATCGGCGTTTTAATCCTGCTGCCCCTTAGATTTTTGAACCTTTCGTCCTTCGGGTTTATCGCAACCGCAACGCACGCATGAAGCAGCTCCGGCCTTGTGGTTGCTATGGTAATGCTCCTACCGCTGGAGCCCTCTACCTCAAAATTCAGGTACGAAAGCACGGTTTCCTCCTCCTTTTCCTCGGTTTCCGCATGCGCTATCGCCGACCTGTCCTTCCAGCACCATTCTACCGGATAGTTCCCCCTGTATACCATTCCCTTGTCATGCATCATTATCAGCGAAAGCTGCACCTTGGCCCTGTATTCTTGCGACATCGTGGTATATTCATGCCTATAGTCCGGCGAGAATCCCATCCTGTACATCTGCTCCTTCATCTTGTCCAGGTTCGCCTGCGCTATCTCCACGCATTTATTGTAGAATTCCTCGCGCGAAAGCCCGAATCCGAATTTTTTCTCGACCGCCTTCTCGGTGGGGAAGCCCTGGGTGTCCCACCCCTGCGGGTACAACACGTTAAAGCCCTTCATGCGCTTGTATCTTGCGATGAAGTCGATCAAGCTGTAGCTTGTCACGTGGCCCATGTGCAGGGTACCAGAGGTGAACGGCGGCGGCGTGTCTATGACATAGGCCTTTTTGTCCCTGTTTTTTTCGTCGAAAAGGCCTATCCCGTTGTCCAGCCAGTACCTGTTCCATTTGTCGTCTATAGATGCATCATACATTCGCACACCGGTGCCTGTAGCGGCAAGGCTAACTGAATATACCAACGGAAATTAATAAACAAAATAATAAACAAAACAATAAATAAAATAAAAAACTAAAAAATAAAAATAAGTTGTTAAGCTACGAGCTCGCCTATTGCGAACCTTGCCTTCACGTCCGTGATCCTAACCTTTACCGTGTCGCCCTCCTTTGCGCCCTTTATAAAGATTACAAATCCGTCCTTCTTGGCTATGCCGTCGCCCTTAGACGCCACCGCCTCCACCTTCACTTCGACCTCGTCGCCCACCTTTACCGGCTTTGGCAGGAAATAGTTTGGATTCATGTTCATTACACGCCTTCCTCTTCCGCCCCCATGCCTTTCTCCGCCTTCTTCGAAGTCTCCTTCATTGCTTTCTCCATGTTTCATTCAATCTTTTGCTCATACGTAGAATTAGCTGTTACGCCTTACTCCGTATAGTGTATGATGTTGGAGGTTCAAGCTTAAAAATCTTTCTGTAAAGCTTAGGTTTCTGGCAATCGGGAAACCATATTCACAGGTGCATGTACAGGTCCTCTATGCTCCTGAAGAGGTAATCCGGCTTTATGCTGCTAAGTCTGTGCTGGCTGTCGAAGCCGCACGATACCGCGCATGAATGCACATTCGCGAGCTTGGCGGTTATGACGTCGTCCACCATGTCCCCTATGTATATGCACCGCCCGGGCCTCACCTTCGTCGTGTTGAGTATCGCCTTCAGCCCCGTGGGGTTGGGCTTCAGCGCATGCAGGTCCCTTGCGCTCACTATGACGTCGAAGCTGTCCATCATGTTGAGTATTCGGAGCTCCCTTATGACCCTGCTCCCCCTCCCGTTGGAGAATATCGCCGTCTTCTTGCCCCTGCCCCTCAATTTCCTTATCAGCCTCATCGAGTCGTTGTGCAGCTTCGGCCTGCTAAGGTTCAGGAATATGTCGAAAAGGTTGGTCATTATGTCGTTCTTCATCTCCTCCTCTTTCAGCCTTCTCTTGAGGTCATAGTCCACGTGCCTGAAGTCCTTTATCTTGCTGTCCTTGTTCCATATGTGCAGCGCCCTCTTTACCGCCTCGTTCACGCGCATCGTGAGCCTCATGCTGTTGAGG contains:
- a CDS encoding 30S ribosomal protein S15; translation: MARMHSKRRGKSKSRKPLAESIGEPKEFDRAKIEETIVNYAKQGMEPARIGEMLKNEHGIPYVKHYMGKRLVRIMQDKGVAEEMPPDIMDLMKKAVKINSHMEKNRQDYHNQKKLNGVEAKIWRLTKYYIAKGKLPEGWRYDPKQAALLIKKTT
- a CDS encoding valine--tRNA ligase: MYDASIDDKWNRYWLDNGIGLFDEKNRDKKAYVIDTPPPFTSGTLHMGHVTSYSLIDFIARYKRMKGFNVLYPQGWDTQGFPTEKAVEKKFGFGLSREEFYNKCVEIAQANLDKMKEQMYRMGFSPDYRHEYTTMSQEYRAKVQLSLIMMHDKGMVYRGNYPVEWCWKDRSAIAHAETEEKEEETVLSYLNFEVEGSSGRSITIATTRPELLHACVAVAINPKDERFKNLRGSRIKTPIFGASVDVIEDDSVDMEFGTGAEMVCTFGDKVDREMYYRHKLRMIESMDEKGLLKNAQKFTGMRVTDARAEIIKALEEAGALVKKETVKHAIKVHDRCGTPIELIMSVQWFIKVKEYTEKIKLLANEIKWVPEFTKRYLEDWANFIDYDWIISRNRVFGTPLPFWYCEKCGFIATPGRESLPVDPARDGAPHEKCPKCGGPLKGETATCDVWVDSSITPLIISGWPDNRELFGMAYPTALRLQGTEIIRTWAFYTIFRSWALTENKPFENMLVHGMILAPDGKRMSKSKGIGASPDEVLAKYPVDTVRLWCALSSAIGKDKPFIYNDVEFAKSFITKLFNSFAFVETALKEAGEPVPFEVASSGIGTFDMWILNRLNSVVKDVNDSYEKFNFYDAANTAINFYWHEFCDYYIESVKYRIYSKEKGMEESRHAAAHVLKHVLDTILKLLAPIMPHASEELFSKMKGSSIFLEGFPENLDIRSGSDYVINGIIFKSAVVGIDYESVGAFLNAIISDVRKAKAREKKALNFEITSININVPEEYYKATLSSKEELVQICKAKKVEIAKGEYSVTVNI
- a CDS encoding TRAM domain-containing protein, which produces MKHGESNEGDFEEGGERHGGGRGRRVMNMNPNYFLPKPVKVGDEVEVKVEAVASKGDGIAKKDGFVIFIKGAKEGDTVKVRITDVKARFAIGELVA
- a CDS encoding HAD family hydrolase, with the translated sequence MPSDKKKLMDHDLFVFDWDGTLNSMRLTMRVNEAVKRALHIWNKDSKIKDFRHVDYDLKRRLKEEEMKNDIMTNLFDIFLNLSRPKLHNDSMRLIRKLRGRGKKTAIFSNGRGSRVIRELRILNMMDSFDVIVSARDLHALKPNPTGLKAILNTTKVRPGRCIYIGDMVDDVITAKLANVHSCAVSCGFDSQHRLSSIKPDYLFRSIEDLYMHL